From Elusimicrobiaceae bacterium, one genomic window encodes:
- a CDS encoding NYN domain-containing protein — MYTTTKPTIYLIDGLNLVRSFLWQFARTEEEVTADFLDFLEEVSNDEKYNMHEYCVVFDGAYRSVGPLYRGGVHIIFSEQDTADDYIYQQAYFLAQQNRRVIAVTSDRDLQSRLKDIGVKTLFCQKFYNSLKLSYR, encoded by the coding sequence ATGTACACCACCACTAAACCTACCATTTATTTGATTGACGGACTCAACTTAGTACGCAGTTTTCTATGGCAATTTGCGCGTACGGAAGAAGAAGTGACGGCGGATTTTTTGGATTTTTTAGAAGAAGTTTCTAATGACGAAAAATATAATATGCATGAGTATTGCGTAGTATTTGACGGTGCTTACCGCTCTGTAGGGCCTTTATATCGTGGCGGAGTGCATATTATTTTTTCAGAACAAGATACCGCTGACGATTATATTTACCAGCAAGCCTATTTTCTTGCGCAACAAAATCGCCGCGTTATCGCGGTGACTTCAGATAGAGATTTGCAAAGCAGACTCAAAGACATCGGTGTAAAAACGCTATTTTGTCAGAAATTTTACAACAGTTTAAAGTTATCCTACCGTTAA
- a CDS encoding phosphatidylserine decarboxylase produces the protein MLEDLQRTLGKAFGWVFTVHSTGLRFFSIAMVVAVIFLLLGFRLIGGLFLLIACFCAFFFRIPKVNAVFADDEIASPANGTVISIKTEDDPNSIVIRIFLSVFDVHVQRATVSGKIGEIFYHKGLFLFANNPDAASKNERNLIQIYRPNSDRFAHVEQLTGAIARRIECWVKPGQEVKTGDLIGLIRFGSQVAVYLPKDAVRIIVKEGQKVEGGNTVLALWK, from the coding sequence ATGTTAGAAGATTTGCAAAGAACATTGGGAAAGGCCTTTGGTTGGGTGTTTACGGTCCATTCTACCGGACTTCGTTTTTTTTCTATCGCGATGGTTGTTGCGGTAATTTTCTTGTTATTGGGCTTCCGGCTTATCGGTGGCCTGTTTTTATTGATAGCTTGTTTCTGCGCTTTCTTCTTCCGCATTCCCAAAGTCAATGCTGTTTTTGCTGATGATGAAATTGCCAGCCCGGCCAACGGTACTGTGATTAGTATCAAAACCGAAGATGACCCCAATTCCATCGTTATCCGCATTTTCTTATCCGTTTTTGATGTCCATGTACAACGCGCTACAGTAAGCGGGAAAATCGGTGAGATTTTCTATCATAAAGGCTTGTTCCTTTTTGCCAACAATCCTGATGCCGCTTCTAAAAATGAACGCAATTTGATTCAAATCTACCGCCCGAATAGCGACCGTTTTGCTCACGTAGAGCAATTAACCGGTGCTATTGCTCGCCGTATTGAATGCTGGGTAAAACCCGGTCAAGAAGTAAAAACCGGGGATTTAATCGGCTTGATTCGTTTCGGCAGTCAAGTAGCGGTATACCTGCCTAAAGATGCCGTACGCATCATCGTCAAAGAAGGTCAAAAAGTAGAAGGTGGCAACACCGTCTTGGCCTTGTGGAAATAA
- the pssA gene encoding CDP-diacylglycerol--serine O-phosphatidyltransferase, with translation MSQEKNTPKAVQKIKQTGAAAAPSLFTLGNLACGFFSILSAAQGNFAKAGWLILIAAVFDLFDGRVARMLGTESEFGVEMDSLADAVSFCTAPAILMYFMVLHQYPLWGAPIACVYACFGVLRLAKFNTMAHAGEGSKKYFSGLPVPAPAAILASFAISYSIMQSGGHNLRLMPVFLPHIYNLVAFAMLVMAILMVSTVPYAAFKSKRENKKMSVWTMLLLVVLVVLLIRFPQDIVFIVMTSYVLFGILALFYRAFKGIKVEK, from the coding sequence ATGTCCCAAGAAAAAAATACGCCAAAAGCCGTACAAAAAATCAAACAAACCGGAGCTGCGGCCGCGCCTTCTTTATTTACATTGGGCAACTTAGCCTGTGGTTTCTTTTCTATTTTATCTGCCGCTCAAGGCAACTTTGCAAAAGCCGGTTGGCTTATTTTGATTGCTGCCGTTTTTGATTTATTTGACGGTCGTGTGGCACGCATGTTAGGTACGGAAAGTGAATTTGGGGTAGAAATGGATTCTTTGGCAGATGCCGTTTCTTTCTGCACTGCTCCTGCTATTTTGATGTATTTTATGGTGTTGCACCAATACCCTTTATGGGGTGCTCCCATTGCTTGTGTATATGCCTGTTTTGGCGTTTTGCGTTTAGCCAAATTTAATACAATGGCCCATGCCGGCGAAGGGTCCAAGAAATATTTTTCCGGCCTTCCTGTTCCGGCTCCTGCCGCCATTTTAGCCTCTTTTGCTATTTCTTACAGCATCATGCAGTCCGGTGGGCACAACTTGCGTCTGATGCCCGTATTTTTACCGCATATTTACAATTTGGTTGCTTTTGCTATGTTGGTAATGGCGATTTTGATGGTTTCCACCGTTCCGTATGCTGCGTTTAAATCCAAACGGGAAAACAAAAAAATGAGTGTATGGACTATGCTTTTATTAGTGGTATTGGTGGTACTGCTTATTCGTTTTCCGCAAGACATTGTGTTTATTGTTATGACTTCCTATGTTTTGTTTGGAATATTGGCTCTTTTTTACAGAGCATTTAAGGGAATTAAAGTAGAAAAATAA
- a CDS encoding ribonuclease HII, protein MKTSLQEFDKKMAIKLETLTLFGIDEAGRGPLAGPVVACACFIAPNMYGDFEDVNDSKKLTAQKREKIFDRMNQLGILYRVGFASAEEIDRYNILQATFLAMRRAAQKFYKLHKAVALVDGNHLIKDFPLCQQAVVDGDAKSLNIAAASIIAKVTRDRYMNTLEKLYPGYGFSAHKGYGTPKHIEAVRKLGPCKEHRKTFAPIRDFFQPTLFP, encoded by the coding sequence GTGAAAACATCTTTGCAAGAATTTGATAAAAAAATGGCCATCAAATTAGAAACGCTGACCCTTTTTGGCATTGATGAGGCAGGGCGTGGCCCTTTGGCCGGCCCGGTAGTAGCATGCGCCTGCTTTATTGCCCCCAACATGTACGGCGATTTTGAAGATGTAAACGACAGTAAAAAATTAACTGCTCAAAAAAGAGAAAAAATCTTTGACAGAATGAATCAACTTGGTATTTTGTATAGAGTAGGGTTTGCTTCTGCCGAAGAAATAGACCGTTATAATATTTTGCAGGCTACATTTTTGGCCATGCGCAGAGCCGCACAAAAATTTTATAAACTTCATAAGGCCGTTGCTTTGGTAGACGGAAATCATTTAATCAAAGATTTCCCCCTCTGCCAACAAGCCGTTGTAGACGGTGATGCCAAATCTCTAAATATTGCCGCAGCCAGCATTATTGCCAAAGTGACTCGAGACCGATACATGAACACCCTGGAAAAACTCTATCCCGGTTATGGTTTTTCCGCTCACAAAGGCTACGGTACGCCTAAACATATTGAGGCTGTACGAAAGTTAGGCCCTTGTAAGGAACATCGTAAAACTTTTGCCCCGATACGAGATTTTTTTCAACCCACTTTATTTCCATGA
- a CDS encoding YraN family protein, protein MNTTQAGFLAEDKAVALLLSKGHRIIARNYRQQCGEIDIISYDGKTLVFSEVKQRKSDAFGGPIAAITKSKQNKIVQTAVLYIKENAPKFDSIRFDAICLLGEQATHIPNAFTPTRSTL, encoded by the coding sequence ATGAACACTACACAAGCAGGATTTTTGGCAGAAGATAAAGCCGTTGCCTTATTGCTAAGTAAAGGCCATCGAATTATTGCGCGCAATTATCGCCAACAATGCGGAGAAATAGATATTATTTCTTATGACGGAAAAACATTGGTTTTTTCTGAAGTGAAACAACGCAAAAGCGATGCCTTTGGCGGCCCCATAGCCGCTATTACCAAGAGCAAACAAAACAAAATCGTACAAACGGCAGTATTATATATTAAGGAAAATGCTCCCAAATTTGATAGTATAAGATTTGATGCTATATGTCTGCTGGGTGAGCAAGCAACTCATATACCCAATGCTTTTACACCTACGCGGAGCACTTTATAA